The following coding sequences lie in one Deltaproteobacteria bacterium IMCC39524 genomic window:
- a CDS encoding DNA methyltransferase — protein MNQKISFDIELSQRINQWFQLIPKGCKAHHVREMMNELECTPGDTVLDPFCGEGSTLIESQIAGLNAVGFEINPFLHFVSKTITTWDIDLDELDRQKDLVINQFLCRSKGATLATLEQLGLAIPPIHKPFSWWREDILVNLLILSQAINQQATDPIVRHFLRLALASILVPELSNTRLEGHLLLLVERQDNSLDVLKSFTNKVSTMIIDLAALAKTPFKKTTQSYLQDATCLDNLSLESEINCVITAPPYPARFSYVWNTLPHLYFFGYHTSPREPSALDEKALGGTWGDATYKLMREPVAVEHSSVAKHISPIADQFRKEDPLAANYLIKYFNLITRHLIELDKLAQRNFRVAYMVGSAELGGTLINTGQLLGSILDDFGYSIRKIQDCGNYVAGRSQYTEKIVYAWK, from the coding sequence ATGAATCAAAAGATTTCTTTTGACATTGAACTCAGTCAACGCATCAATCAGTGGTTTCAACTGATCCCAAAGGGCTGCAAAGCACATCACGTCAGGGAGATGATGAACGAACTCGAGTGCACTCCCGGAGACACGGTTCTCGACCCTTTTTGTGGCGAGGGATCCACTCTCATCGAAAGCCAGATTGCCGGCTTGAATGCCGTAGGCTTCGAAATCAATCCCTTTCTTCATTTTGTCAGCAAAACCATAACCACCTGGGATATTGATCTAGACGAACTGGATCGACAAAAAGACCTGGTTATTAACCAATTCCTCTGCCGCTCCAAGGGGGCCACTCTTGCCACACTCGAGCAGCTTGGGCTTGCCATACCACCCATCCATAAGCCTTTTTCATGGTGGCGAGAGGATATACTTGTCAATCTCCTGATTTTGAGCCAAGCCATCAATCAGCAAGCGACAGACCCAATCGTTCGCCATTTTCTACGGCTCGCCCTGGCAAGCATCCTGGTTCCGGAACTTTCCAACACCAGACTTGAAGGGCATTTGCTTCTTTTAGTCGAACGTCAGGATAATTCACTGGACGTACTGAAGAGTTTTACCAATAAAGTTTCTACGATGATCATCGACCTTGCAGCGCTTGCAAAAACTCCCTTCAAAAAAACGACTCAAAGTTACCTTCAGGACGCAACCTGCCTGGACAACCTCTCTCTTGAGAGTGAAATCAACTGCGTTATCACTGCCCCGCCTTATCCGGCACGCTTTAGCTATGTCTGGAACACGCTCCCACACCTCTATTTTTTCGGTTACCACACTTCCCCCCGTGAGCCTTCGGCTCTTGACGAAAAAGCTCTCGGAGGGACCTGGGGCGATGCCACCTACAAACTCATGCGCGAACCGGTCGCCGTTGAGCACAGTAGCGTTGCAAAACATATCAGCCCTATCGCTGACCAGTTTCGGAAAGAAGATCCTCTAGCTGCCAATTACCTTATTAAGTATTTCAATCTGATCACTCGCCACCTCATTGAACTCGACAAGCTAGCGCAGCGTAATTTTCGCGTCGCCTACATGGTCGGCTCTGCAGAACTGGGTGGAACACTCATCAACACAGGGCAACTGCTTGGATCAATCCTCGACGACTTCGGTTACAGCATTCGTAAAATCCAGGACTGTGGAAACTATGTTGCAGGTCGCTCGCAATACACTGAAAAAATCGTTTACGCATGGAAGTGA
- a CDS encoding fused MFS/spermidine synthase, producing MSKIKGRHRFTIFLIFCFSGFSALVYEVLWTKYLSLTFGTTMAAVSIVAATFMAGLAIGSYLLGKYADQESNLLRIYAFLEIGIALFALSFPPALKVVNHLHIYFERLVGHLPLLDHFLHLSLSSVLLIPPAVFMGGTFPLMCRYFARNKSGAQIGRLYAINTIGAASGAFLSGYLLIPSLGLSKTNTLAAAINLVIAAIAWHMSRSHGRLTTVEPVRPVRKSTIRMAKGQRSVLLASALIGFLALAYEILWTRVFMLFLGNTSYAFALILSSFLICIALGGALYSRIITPETNEKKLFVRLTVMMGLSIMVTVPFYDQLAHVMLWAHEITNGQWWLLSLLSATIVFAVISVPVIISGCLLPAAIAILDPGRQRTGEGVGLVVLYNTCGAVLGSLTAGFALVTLIGTQNSFLLLGALNALLGATLCMTFIEAAPRRSAQVGAVCIIAVTLAFLNPKWDQGLMNSGVYIYASKYIEAGGIKQVLAEEKIIKVIEGMEATVAIHESNDGQVRFFSVNGKTDGGTGRDMATQVLVGHLPMLLHEAPSDVLVVGLGTGITLNGMSCHPTNNISCVEISSEVVEASSYFNDANDNALDDSRTTLLVNDGRNLLLTEDKLYDVIVSEPSNPWQSGNANLFTDEFYQLAASRLKVGGLFTQWIGIYDITPDNLRIAVNTLLKNFPEALAFRNGSDLIIVGAQHDLQFDYMRLRKRMNTPGIREIMARIGVDSPGSLITKHYLHSDQRLRSFAHGAQVNTDDMPILEYSARDLLGDITLGNLQMENVKALAASNQQTVLPITNLGQDVPSIINSLRELSEHFYEVGRTAEAEKFLLKAEELESKQTHSKVSVSINSLPPRG from the coding sequence ATGAGTAAGATCAAAGGGCGACACAGGTTCACCATCTTCCTGATTTTCTGTTTTTCCGGCTTCAGTGCCCTGGTTTACGAAGTTCTGTGGACCAAGTACCTGTCGCTTACTTTTGGCACGACCATGGCTGCCGTCAGCATTGTCGCCGCAACCTTTATGGCCGGCCTGGCCATCGGCAGCTACCTCCTTGGCAAGTACGCCGACCAGGAATCCAATCTGTTACGTATTTACGCCTTTCTGGAGATTGGTATCGCGCTCTTTGCCCTGAGTTTTCCGCCCGCCCTTAAGGTTGTCAACCACCTTCATATCTACTTTGAGAGACTCGTCGGTCACCTGCCGCTTCTTGATCATTTTCTTCATCTGTCGTTGTCTAGCGTCCTACTGATACCACCGGCAGTCTTCATGGGCGGAACCTTTCCACTCATGTGCCGCTACTTCGCCCGTAACAAATCCGGTGCGCAGATAGGGCGCCTCTACGCTATTAACACCATTGGCGCAGCCTCGGGAGCCTTCCTGAGTGGATACCTCCTCATCCCAAGCCTCGGACTATCCAAGACCAATACTCTCGCTGCCGCCATTAACCTGGTCATCGCTGCCATTGCCTGGCACATGTCCAGATCACACGGAAGACTGACGACTGTCGAACCTGTCAGGCCAGTACGCAAGAGCACAATCAGAATGGCCAAAGGGCAGCGTTCGGTCCTCTTGGCCAGTGCCCTGATTGGTTTCCTCGCGCTGGCCTATGAAATTCTCTGGACCCGAGTCTTTATGCTTTTTCTCGGCAACACCAGCTACGCCTTCGCACTCATCCTGAGCTCCTTCCTGATATGCATTGCCCTGGGCGGAGCTCTCTACTCACGGATCATAACTCCTGAGACCAACGAGAAGAAACTGTTCGTTCGCCTGACCGTGATGATGGGGCTATCGATCATGGTTACCGTCCCTTTCTACGACCAGCTGGCCCATGTTATGCTGTGGGCCCACGAGATAACCAATGGCCAATGGTGGTTGCTTTCACTACTTTCCGCCACAATCGTCTTCGCGGTCATCTCTGTCCCAGTCATCATCTCAGGCTGCCTTCTTCCTGCGGCAATCGCCATCCTGGACCCTGGCCGGCAGCGGACCGGTGAAGGTGTCGGGCTGGTGGTTCTCTACAACACCTGTGGTGCGGTCCTCGGCAGCCTGACAGCCGGTTTCGCCCTGGTCACCCTGATCGGCACCCAGAACAGTTTCCTGCTCCTTGGCGCGCTTAACGCCCTGCTTGGTGCCACACTATGCATGACCTTCATCGAGGCGGCCCCGCGGCGCAGCGCCCAGGTCGGTGCGGTCTGCATTATCGCCGTCACCCTCGCTTTTCTCAACCCGAAGTGGGATCAGGGATTGATGAACAGTGGGGTTTACATCTACGCATCGAAGTACATCGAAGCCGGGGGGATTAAACAAGTCCTGGCCGAGGAAAAGATCATTAAGGTCATTGAAGGGATGGAGGCCACTGTTGCTATCCACGAAAGTAACGATGGTCAGGTCCGCTTCTTTTCGGTTAACGGTAAAACAGACGGCGGCACCGGACGTGACATGGCGACCCAAGTCCTGGTCGGACACCTGCCAATGCTGCTCCACGAAGCCCCCAGCGACGTCCTTGTCGTCGGGCTGGGGACCGGCATCACCCTCAACGGCATGAGCTGCCATCCGACCAACAATATCAGTTGTGTCGAGATTTCCTCCGAGGTCGTGGAAGCTTCGAGTTACTTTAATGACGCCAACGACAATGCTTTAGACGACTCTAGAACCACCCTCCTGGTCAACGACGGCCGCAACCTGCTTCTGACCGAGGACAAGCTCTATGACGTCATCGTATCAGAGCCATCCAATCCCTGGCAGAGCGGCAACGCCAACCTGTTCACAGATGAGTTTTATCAGCTGGCCGCAAGCCGTCTCAAAGTCGGCGGCCTGTTTACTCAATGGATCGGCATCTACGACATCACACCCGACAATCTACGCATCGCCGTCAACACACTGCTGAAAAACTTCCCCGAGGCCCTGGCTTTCAGAAATGGCAGCGACCTGATTATCGTCGGGGCCCAGCATGACTTGCAATTTGACTACATGAGACTGCGAAAACGCATGAACACACCTGGTATCCGCGAGATCATGGCCCGCATAGGGGTCGATTCTCCCGGCAGCCTGATTACCAAGCATTACCTGCATAGTGACCAGCGCTTGCGCAGTTTTGCCCATGGCGCCCAGGTCAACACCGACGACATGCCTATTCTCGAGTATTCGGCTCGCGACCTGCTCGGTGACATCACACTGGGAAACCTGCAGATGGAAAACGTAAAGGCCCTGGCAGCATCGAATCAACAGACCGTTCTGCCAATAACCAACCTTGGACAGGATGTGCCAAGCATCATCAACTCGCTACGTGAGCTAAGTGAGCATTTTTACGAGGTAGGCCGAACCGCAGAAGCAGAAAAGTTCTTGCTCAAAGCCGAAGAACTTGAGTCAAAACAAACGCATTCCAAGGTATCCGTCTCCATAAATTCGTTACCACCCCGGGGCTAA
- a CDS encoding AMP-binding protein → MEVKNSAPDQKNNLAYDFFSHACRSADRTAVWVNGQLWSYKELSVHVSRLAGWLRSRFPGGGKNIGILANRSAETYIGLLAVLWSGNTYVPLNNKLPAPYLKSLMLQADVENLVVDRQTLPTLTDPCFKENHALTVISPLEFLKAPVELNLVSPDTIKSVRTLSEPVAVSAEQTAYIIFTSGSTGAPKGIAPNVANVAWFLEATQERYQLQPDDRISQANDLYWDPSVFDLFSSWKVGAATYVVPDRQLVAPLHFIREHALTVWYSGPVQINFLNKMHLLKTGVFPSLRLSLFVGEPLLKEAAESWQKAACNSLIENVYGPTETTVVCTGQLFSDDPACITPERGYLAIGTPYRGAQIRILDEQQRTLAEGQIGEIAIGGPMVTPGYWKAPELTTGSFVSLPGSKDQWYLTGDLGYRTTQGVFHFVGRRDNQLQVQGMRIEPEEIESHLRKITGSDEVAVIGWPAENLLITGLTAFISTPKMDLDNIRRQLRKTLPAVMVPNRIEVLTQLPRNQNHKIDRKALLQLLKEKGATA, encoded by the coding sequence ATGGAAGTGAAGAACTCCGCACCAGACCAAAAGAATAATCTCGCCTACGACTTTTTCAGTCACGCGTGCCGCTCTGCCGATCGCACAGCGGTCTGGGTGAATGGTCAACTCTGGAGCTACAAAGAGCTGTCCGTACATGTCTCTCGGCTCGCCGGATGGCTCCGCTCCCGCTTTCCTGGTGGGGGCAAGAACATCGGCATACTGGCGAACCGCAGCGCAGAAACATACATCGGCCTGCTTGCTGTGCTGTGGTCCGGCAACACCTACGTGCCACTCAACAATAAATTACCGGCACCTTACCTTAAAAGCCTGATGCTTCAAGCCGATGTGGAGAACCTGGTTGTGGACAGACAAACGCTCCCCACACTCACTGATCCATGCTTCAAAGAAAATCATGCGCTGACGGTGATCTCCCCATTAGAATTCCTCAAAGCACCAGTCGAACTTAACCTGGTGAGCCCAGATACAATTAAATCCGTGCGCACCCTTTCGGAGCCAGTGGCCGTCTCCGCAGAGCAGACCGCCTACATCATCTTCACCTCTGGCAGTACAGGCGCTCCCAAAGGGATTGCTCCTAATGTCGCTAATGTCGCCTGGTTTCTGGAGGCCACCCAGGAGCGTTATCAACTCCAACCGGACGATCGCATTTCGCAGGCCAATGATTTGTACTGGGATCCTTCGGTGTTCGACCTATTCAGTAGCTGGAAAGTCGGTGCCGCAACCTATGTTGTCCCAGACAGACAACTTGTTGCGCCTCTGCACTTTATACGTGAGCACGCCTTGACTGTTTGGTATTCAGGACCAGTCCAGATTAATTTTTTAAATAAAATGCATCTGTTAAAAACAGGGGTTTTCCCATCACTGCGGCTATCACTCTTTGTCGGCGAGCCTCTCCTGAAAGAAGCCGCCGAAAGCTGGCAGAAGGCCGCCTGCAACAGCCTGATCGAAAATGTTTACGGCCCCACAGAAACAACTGTGGTCTGCACTGGACAATTGTTCAGTGACGACCCGGCCTGCATAACCCCAGAGCGCGGTTATCTCGCAATCGGAACCCCGTATCGAGGAGCTCAGATCAGAATCCTCGATGAGCAACAACGCACTTTGGCCGAGGGGCAAATCGGGGAGATTGCCATTGGTGGTCCCATGGTCACTCCCGGCTACTGGAAAGCGCCCGAGCTGACGACGGGCAGTTTTGTCTCGCTCCCGGGGTCAAAAGATCAGTGGTATCTTACCGGTGATCTTGGGTACCGCACCACACAGGGTGTATTTCACTTCGTGGGTCGTAGAGACAATCAGTTACAGGTGCAAGGCATGCGGATCGAACCCGAAGAAATCGAGTCCCATCTCCGTAAAATTACTGGCTCTGATGAAGTTGCCGTGATCGGCTGGCCGGCGGAGAATCTTTTGATCACTGGCCTTACAGCCTTCATCAGCACACCTAAAATGGATCTTGACAACATTCGACGGCAGCTTAGAAAGACTTTGCCTGCCGTCATGGTCCCCAACAGGATCGAAGTTCTCACTCAATTACCGCGCAACCAGAATCATAAAATTGACCGCAAGGCTCTCTTGCAGTTGCTCAAAGAAAAGGGGGCAACGGCGTGA
- a CDS encoding acyl carrier protein, which produces MSDQEIISNFIHKLLRDHDYVDEVTTSASLILSGLLDSLAVIHIVVFLEEQYGIDFSDVYFDQASFDTIDQILDFVKINRRP; this is translated from the coding sequence ATGAGCGACCAAGAAATTATCAGTAATTTTATCCACAAGCTTCTCAGAGACCACGACTATGTTGATGAAGTGACGACGTCAGCATCGCTTATTCTTAGCGGACTGCTTGATTCACTAGCCGTGATCCACATTGTTGTTTTTCTGGAAGAGCAATACGGCATTGATTTTTCCGATGTCTACTTTGACCAGGCCAGCTTCGACACGATCGATCAGATCTTAGACTTCGTGAAAATTAACAGAAGACCATAA
- a CDS encoding tetratricopeptide repeat protein — translation MTRIKTFACLTLALLLLCGCEEQETASANRLPTGSGQTSTVSATTAPTPPPHLAEPAPDISAPQETTLLLQKATALKRYEVPSQALLSWYALREARPALLIYANDPLLQTISPSMQNNLMEQLAKGNDSALDLTSPDIAILPKMTLEAALQAGFFSAIYWVMPVTVEMAELSIEVFRTQMIQLGAMDDDEARQLTLHDGVFSGTVRGVPFHALHPKAKFAINGPTVFHFDLSYLAPLYQGEIKSQVYPLIYQTLKYLRDQRVETISASFSYSQLSGEIPLGSRFIGDVFAQLFTKPQLLDENLPQSWQQRAKALYLPELFNNSDARKTLLELLATEPDDPSVHYALYSINRQVRAARNSALDHLAEAVRRDPVYALEYLQLAPVAREMGQPDEALRMLRLANEASPENPFIALERAQALIKAGQGENAAPLLQQLRNREWSKIFYPDMPAYLEQLLTESGG, via the coding sequence ATGACTAGAATTAAGACATTTGCCTGCCTTACGCTAGCTCTGCTGCTGTTGTGCGGCTGCGAAGAACAGGAGACTGCTTCCGCCAACAGACTACCAACCGGTTCCGGCCAAACGTCAACAGTTAGCGCAACAACAGCACCCACCCCGCCCCCTCACCTTGCGGAACCTGCGCCCGATATTTCTGCACCCCAGGAAACGACACTCCTTTTGCAGAAAGCAACCGCCCTGAAACGTTACGAAGTGCCTTCTCAAGCTCTCCTTTCATGGTACGCTTTGCGCGAAGCGCGCCCCGCGTTGCTCATATATGCAAACGACCCATTGCTGCAAACGATCTCACCTTCCATGCAGAATAATTTGATGGAACAGCTTGCAAAGGGCAATGATTCAGCCCTGGATTTAACCAGCCCTGACATTGCGATCTTGCCAAAGATGACACTCGAGGCAGCCTTGCAGGCGGGTTTCTTCTCGGCTATTTACTGGGTGATGCCAGTAACCGTTGAGATGGCGGAGCTCTCCATCGAAGTCTTTCGCACACAAATGATCCAACTCGGCGCCATGGACGATGATGAAGCCCGCCAGTTGACTCTGCACGACGGGGTTTTTTCCGGCACCGTACGTGGTGTACCTTTCCACGCCCTGCATCCAAAGGCCAAATTCGCTATCAACGGACCGACAGTGTTCCACTTTGACCTAAGCTATCTGGCACCGCTCTATCAAGGAGAGATCAAATCCCAGGTCTACCCACTGATCTATCAGACGCTCAAATACCTGCGAGACCAACGGGTCGAAACCATCTCCGCCAGTTTCTCCTACTCGCAACTCTCCGGTGAAATACCACTCGGCTCACGTTTCATCGGTGATGTTTTTGCGCAACTGTTCACTAAACCGCAACTGCTCGATGAGAATCTGCCTCAATCCTGGCAGCAGCGTGCCAAGGCCCTGTATCTACCTGAACTATTCAACAACAGTGACGCTCGCAAAACTTTACTGGAGCTTTTGGCAACAGAACCGGACGACCCCTCGGTCCACTACGCCCTCTACAGCATCAACCGTCAGGTCCGTGCAGCCCGCAATTCAGCTTTGGACCATCTTGCGGAAGCGGTACGTCGTGACCCGGTTTACGCCCTCGAGTACCTGCAGCTGGCCCCAGTGGCCCGCGAGATGGGGCAACCTGACGAGGCGCTGCGCATGCTCCGTCTGGCCAACGAGGCCAGCCCCGAAAACCCGTTTATCGCCCTGGAACGGGCCCAGGCGCTAATTAAAGCAGGACAAGGGGAAAACGCAGCACCGCTGCTGCAGCAGCTGCGCAACCGCGAATGGTCAAAGATTTTTTACCCGGATATGCCAGCCTACCTGGAGCAACTGCTAACCGAGTCCGGTGGCTAG
- a CDS encoding amino acid adenylation domain-containing protein yields the protein MNLLTPFHEHALTSPESLALSVSGLELSYQQLSEKISRIAGWIKANAGSSNPRVGIFSSRSITAYTGVLAASYAGAAYVPINIKAPLNYLNETLRSARLDILIVDRTGAEILERLLPDGLPDLVLSPCDLPPVSSHIKISGPNVLYSLAPLSQPAACNLHDEAYLMFTSGTTGKPKGIVITIENILHLLTTLQRRYHFIPKDRFSQAFELTFDLSVFDIFMALRAGASLHVIPETHMSTPAHFIQQHQLTVWFSVPSLIGMLKHVKLLRSNIFPSLRLSLFCGEALPEESARDWQEAAPNSRVENLYGPTEATVACLQQDCSCPNAVTPDRGTIAIGRPFDGLTTGIVDQEGHFLPPGDHGELAVCGPQVATGYLDNEELTRQRFPYLIHPELGSSRWYLTGDQAYMDDDGTYHFLGRIDNQVQLRGQRVELDAVEYHLRTVSGCSNAVVIFLDPLELWAHEIIGVISSSPLNSREIRTQLGKLIPAYMVPKRIIIWEELPRNANGKIDRVAIKRKLSAYQGSSL from the coding sequence GTGAACCTGCTCACTCCCTTTCACGAACACGCCCTCACGTCCCCAGAGAGCCTCGCCCTGTCCGTTTCTGGCCTGGAGCTATCTTACCAACAACTATCTGAAAAGATCAGTCGCATCGCAGGCTGGATAAAGGCAAATGCAGGGTCAAGCAACCCACGTGTCGGCATTTTTTCTTCGCGCAGCATCACAGCCTACACCGGCGTTCTGGCAGCAAGCTACGCCGGCGCCGCCTATGTCCCAATCAACATCAAGGCCCCGCTCAACTATCTCAACGAAACCTTGCGATCAGCGCGACTCGATATCTTGATCGTGGACCGGACCGGGGCAGAAATCCTAGAGCGGTTGCTCCCTGATGGTCTGCCGGACCTTGTCCTCTCACCCTGTGATCTACCACCCGTAAGTTCACATATCAAGATTTCCGGCCCAAACGTGCTTTATTCACTGGCTCCTTTGAGCCAACCAGCAGCCTGCAATCTTCACGACGAGGCCTACCTGATGTTCACCTCGGGGACCACAGGCAAGCCGAAAGGGATTGTCATCACGATTGAGAACATCCTGCACTTACTGACCACATTACAACGCCGCTACCACTTCATTCCGAAGGACCGTTTTTCCCAAGCCTTTGAGTTGACCTTCGACCTGTCAGTATTCGACATCTTCATGGCACTGCGCGCCGGGGCCTCACTGCACGTTATTCCTGAGACACACATGTCAACACCGGCACATTTCATTCAGCAGCACCAATTGACCGTCTGGTTTTCGGTCCCTTCGTTGATCGGCATGCTCAAGCATGTAAAGCTGTTACGCAGCAACATCTTCCCGTCTCTTCGGCTCTCGCTTTTCTGCGGCGAAGCGCTTCCGGAAGAGAGCGCACGAGACTGGCAGGAAGCCGCGCCTAACAGCCGGGTAGAAAACCTCTACGGCCCGACCGAAGCCACTGTCGCCTGCCTGCAGCAGGATTGTAGCTGTCCGAACGCAGTCACACCCGACCGCGGCACTATTGCCATTGGGCGACCATTTGATGGGCTGACCACAGGCATCGTTGATCAGGAGGGGCACTTTCTTCCTCCTGGAGATCACGGTGAACTTGCCGTTTGCGGGCCCCAGGTCGCTACAGGTTACCTCGACAACGAGGAGTTAACCCGACAGCGTTTCCCATACCTCATACACCCCGAGCTCGGTTCTTCCCGTTGGTACCTTACAGGTGATCAGGCCTACATGGATGATGACGGGACCTACCACTTTCTCGGGCGGATAGATAACCAGGTGCAGCTTCGTGGCCAGCGCGTGGAACTGGATGCGGTTGAATACCACCTGCGGACTGTCAGTGGTTGCAGCAATGCGGTGGTCATTTTTCTTGATCCACTCGAACTTTGGGCTCATGAGATAATCGGCGTCATCAGCAGCAGCCCTCTTAATAGCCGAGAAATCCGGACACAGCTGGGAAAACTCATACCCGCCTACATGGTACCGAAAAGGATCATTATATGGGAGGAGCTTCCACGCAATGCGAATGGTAAAATCGACCGCGTTGCCATAAAACGCAAGTTGTCAGCGTACCAAGGGTCGTCATTATGA